In a single window of the Nitrospira sp. MA-1 genome:
- the rpiA gene encoding ribose-5-phosphate isomerase RpiA, whose amino-acid sequence MSSSSTPLTPDQQKAQAALKALEFIHDGQILGLGTGSTVHHFLAALGQRVQQGLRVRGVPTSEATAVYAKQLGIPLLNDEETWDIDVAVDGADQVDPQLNLIKGGGGALMREKIVANAARQFIVIVDQAKQVPHLGLPFPLPVEIVPFGWRTTQRHLENLGWPSPLRYKDGQPFLTDNGHYIADLQIPEINDPSALDSSISQIPGVVESGLFLMMTSLVITGTNSGPMLHRAS is encoded by the coding sequence ATGTCATCTTCATCGACGCCATTGACACCCGATCAACAAAAAGCCCAAGCCGCACTGAAAGCCCTGGAATTTATACATGATGGGCAGATCTTGGGACTCGGCACCGGTTCCACGGTCCATCATTTTTTGGCGGCCTTAGGGCAGCGCGTCCAACAAGGATTACGAGTCCGTGGCGTGCCAACCTCAGAAGCCACAGCGGTCTATGCCAAACAATTGGGTATTCCTTTACTGAACGATGAGGAAACCTGGGACATTGATGTGGCGGTGGATGGCGCCGATCAGGTCGACCCTCAACTGAATCTGATAAAAGGAGGAGGAGGGGCGTTAATGCGGGAAAAAATTGTGGCGAACGCTGCTCGGCAATTCATTGTTATTGTGGATCAGGCTAAACAGGTGCCCCATCTTGGACTTCCTTTTCCCTTACCAGTTGAGATTGTGCCATTTGGCTGGCGAACAACTCAACGGCATCTTGAGAATCTGGGATGGCCTTCACCTTTGCGTTACAAAGACGGCCAGCCTTTTCTCACAGACAATGGCCATTATATAGCGGATCTCCAAATTCCTGAAATTAACGACCCTTCCGCACTCGATTCATCCATCAGTCAAATTCCGGGGGTAGTTGAATCTGGGCTCTTCCTGATGATGACATCCTTGGTGATTACAGGCACGAATAGTGGTCCAATGCTCCATCGCGCATCTTGA
- a CDS encoding shikimate dehydrogenase: MDINTQTQLCGLLGNPVDHSLSPAIHNAAFRELGLNFVYLAFPVQDLERAVLGIKALGHVRGLSVTIPHKVTILPLLDTVETTAKHIGSVNTIIKDRGLLVGSNTDASGALQALAQGGVERTGQRVVILGSGGAARAIAFGLCVEGKIEHLTLLGVDDQERTTLARDLKAKTPILLHDASLTPETLHSALGQAQLLIHCTPIGMHPKIDESCVPKHLLHRDLTVMDIVYNPLNTRLLQDAQAAGCRTIQGINMFLYQAVGQFELWTGKSAPTEVMRNVLTSHFT; encoded by the coding sequence ATGGACATTAATACACAAACCCAACTCTGCGGCCTGTTAGGCAATCCTGTTGATCACTCCCTTTCTCCCGCTATTCATAATGCAGCCTTTCGTGAATTGGGATTAAATTTTGTCTATCTGGCCTTTCCCGTCCAGGATCTTGAACGAGCCGTTCTAGGCATCAAGGCATTAGGCCATGTCCGGGGACTCAGCGTGACCATTCCGCATAAAGTCACCATTCTACCTTTGTTGGATACCGTCGAAACCACCGCGAAGCACATTGGCTCGGTGAATACCATCATCAAAGACCGTGGCCTGTTAGTGGGCTCCAACACTGACGCATCCGGCGCCCTCCAAGCCTTAGCGCAAGGTGGAGTGGAACGCACCGGACAACGGGTCGTCATTCTAGGATCGGGTGGAGCCGCTCGCGCCATTGCCTTCGGTCTCTGCGTGGAAGGCAAAATTGAACATCTCACCCTCCTTGGTGTTGATGATCAGGAACGGACAACCTTGGCGAGAGACCTCAAAGCCAAAACTCCCATCCTTTTGCATGACGCCTCCCTAACACCCGAAACCTTGCATTCCGCCTTGGGGCAAGCCCAACTACTCATTCATTGCACCCCCATTGGCATGCACCCAAAGATTGATGAAAGCTGTGTCCCCAAGCATCTGTTACACCGTGATCTGACGGTGATGGATATTGTCTACAACCCGCTCAATACGCGTTTATTACAAGACGCGCAGGCCGCCGGATGCCGCACCATCCAAGGTATCAACATGTTTCTCTATCAGGCTGTCGGGCAGTTTGAACTTTGGACTGGCAAATCCGCACCGACCGAGGTAATGCGTAACGTGCTCACCTCCCACTTCACTTGA
- a CDS encoding DegQ family serine endoprotease, whose amino-acid sequence MPAPLHPEQGQGSRNQQFAFDDSPHQHKEKEFCMRGQYPGKTSPGRNRYHIWVVAIAVGLLGVTQIQCSQAPSSTPAEPPPSITAAPNGTDVPVAVVHAADSSPVVKASTPLLASNETFVKIAKEAMASVVNISATKRTVQSQGTNPLLEDPFFRRFFGEEFERRFKQPRERQEQGLGSGVIVSDDGYIVTNNHVVEQADDLMVLLGDKRKLPATLIGTDPKTDLAVIKIEATGLSTLPWGNSVALEVGELVLAVGNPFGLNQTVTMGIISAVGRANVGIVDYENFIQTDAAINPGNSGGALVNLQGQLIGINTAIFSRTGGYMGIGFAIPSQMVKSVMQSLIGHGKVIRGWLGVSIQELSQDLATQFDVPDTQGALVGDVFSESPAGQAGLKRGDIIRTYNGVTVKDPNHLRTLVAETTPESSIPLEVWRNGKIVNLSVSITEMPKDTAGLTGESPSSVSGNHALSGLSVEPVQPGQTRDGQGVVVTQIAPNSPAERAGVQPGDVILELNRSPIGSVRDFEQLVKRLETGTSVLVLLQRGKGAIFLTIKP is encoded by the coding sequence ATGCCAGCACCCTTGCATCCTGAGCAGGGACAAGGCTCCCGAAATCAACAATTTGCGTTTGATGACTCTCCTCACCAACATAAGGAAAAGGAATTCTGCATGAGAGGACAATATCCGGGGAAAACATCCCCTGGGAGAAACAGATACCATATTTGGGTGGTCGCGATTGCGGTGGGCCTCCTTGGAGTCACCCAGATTCAATGCTCCCAGGCTCCATCCTCCACCCCTGCTGAGCCTCCCCCATCCATAACCGCAGCCCCAAATGGAACCGATGTGCCTGTTGCGGTCGTCCATGCAGCTGATTCGTCTCCCGTGGTTAAGGCATCCACCCCTCTTCTAGCCTCCAACGAAACCTTTGTTAAAATCGCCAAAGAGGCTATGGCCTCGGTCGTGAATATCTCCGCGACCAAACGCACCGTCCAATCTCAAGGCACGAATCCCCTGCTTGAAGATCCATTTTTCCGGAGGTTTTTTGGAGAGGAATTTGAGCGGCGGTTTAAACAACCACGCGAACGGCAGGAGCAAGGCTTAGGCTCCGGAGTGATTGTCAGCGATGACGGATACATCGTCACCAATAATCACGTCGTGGAACAGGCCGATGACTTAATGGTCCTCTTAGGAGATAAACGGAAACTTCCGGCGACACTGATTGGCACCGATCCCAAAACCGATTTAGCGGTGATCAAGATTGAAGCCACCGGATTATCTACCTTACCTTGGGGAAACTCTGTGGCACTGGAAGTTGGAGAATTGGTCCTGGCGGTCGGCAACCCCTTTGGGTTGAATCAAACCGTTACGATGGGAATTATTAGCGCCGTGGGCCGGGCCAATGTCGGCATTGTCGACTATGAAAATTTCATTCAAACCGATGCCGCCATTAATCCAGGCAATTCTGGAGGTGCTCTCGTCAATCTGCAGGGCCAACTCATTGGTATAAATACCGCCATTTTTTCCAGAACAGGCGGCTACATGGGCATTGGCTTTGCCATCCCCAGCCAAATGGTAAAAAGTGTGATGCAAAGCCTGATCGGGCATGGGAAAGTCATTCGTGGGTGGCTGGGCGTGTCGATTCAGGAATTATCCCAAGACCTCGCAACCCAATTTGATGTGCCTGATACCCAGGGCGCATTGGTGGGTGATGTGTTTAGCGAAAGCCCTGCAGGACAAGCCGGATTGAAACGTGGCGATATCATCCGCACCTACAATGGTGTCACCGTGAAAGATCCGAACCATTTGCGCACACTTGTAGCCGAGACGACACCGGAGAGCTCCATTCCCCTTGAAGTGTGGCGAAACGGAAAAATTGTCAATCTCTCGGTTTCCATCACTGAAATGCCTAAAGATACTGCAGGATTGACAGGAGAGTCTCCTAGTTCGGTCTCAGGTAACCACGCCCTTTCAGGGCTTTCTGTAGAACCCGTCCAGCCCGGACAAACACGAGATGGTCAGGGTGTAGTCGTGACCCAAATTGCCCCGAACTCTCCGGCTGAACGGGCCGGCGTTCAACCGGGTGATGTGATATTGGAACTGAATCGCTCTCCCATTGGGTCCGTGAGGGATTTCGAACAGCTTGTGAAGCGATTGGAAACTGGAACCTCCGTCTTAGTGCTCTTGCAGCGCGGAAAAGGGGCCATTTTCCTGACCATCAAACCATAG
- a CDS encoding cupredoxin domain-containing protein produces MSQLLCFLVLLLFPVSTQPMLWASSPQIDIQSAPPFFSPNHLMIRLDTALTWKNNTGEAHSIVADDCQSRSRCSFDSGVIRPENQYVLTRLAPGRYPYHCGLHPFMRGLLTVQTTASPSSDI; encoded by the coding sequence ATGAGTCAACTGCTCTGCTTCCTGGTCCTTCTGCTATTCCCCGTTTCCACGCAACCAATGTTGTGGGCCTCTTCTCCACAGATTGATATTCAATCAGCACCCCCATTTTTTTCTCCCAACCACCTGATGATCCGCTTGGATACCGCCCTCACGTGGAAAAATAACACAGGTGAAGCCCATTCCATTGTCGCAGACGACTGTCAGTCCCGTTCACGATGCTCATTTGACTCAGGAGTCATTCGTCCCGAAAATCAGTATGTCTTAACCCGGTTAGCCCCTGGTCGCTATCCTTACCATTGTGGACTCCATCCCTTCATGCGAGGCCTATTAACCGTCCAGACAACGGCCTCTCCATCCTCTGA
- a CDS encoding shikimate kinase has protein sequence MNIVLIGYRGTGKSTVATILGQRLGRTVISTDEEIVKEAKQSIPQLIEQFGWDHFRNLETGVCQKLTGQENLVIDTGGGLILKEENVRMLKENGKIFWLTAEVSTIASRISGDTQRPSLSGTKSFVEEIEEILEIRTPHYQAAADHVIPTDQISPEQIADAILSHISI, from the coding sequence ATGAATATTGTCTTAATAGGTTACAGAGGAACAGGAAAAAGCACTGTGGCAACAATTTTGGGACAACGCCTCGGACGAACGGTCATCTCCACTGATGAGGAAATCGTCAAGGAGGCGAAGCAATCCATTCCACAGCTTATCGAGCAATTCGGGTGGGATCATTTCCGCAATCTTGAAACGGGAGTATGTCAAAAGCTTACCGGTCAGGAGAATCTGGTCATCGACACGGGCGGGGGACTCATCCTGAAGGAAGAAAACGTCAGAATGCTGAAAGAGAATGGAAAGATTTTCTGGTTGACTGCCGAAGTTTCAACGATTGCCAGCCGGATATCCGGCGATACGCAGCGGCCCTCGCTGTCAGGAACTAAGTCCTTCGTGGAAGAAATAGAAGAAATTCTTGAAATTCGCACACCACATTACCAAGCCGCCGCCGACCATGTGATTCCAACCGACCAAATTTCCCCTGAACAAATTGCTGATGCCATTCTTTCCCACATTTCGATCTAG
- the glk gene encoding glucokinase has product MILAADVGGTKINLALFDWDKERVDPIREDTVWTADYESFEEVLTEFLEEPTSTDTESEEIPDDSDALSSEPTTPSPLGPLTAACFGVPGPVLNNTCKTTNIPWIIEGDKLAEFLNIPHVRLLNDLEATGYGLQLLRPDELEDLNPNAPSPPPDGTKVLLAAGTGLGESLLLWTGKDYHICPSEGGHSDFAPNNDLEIDLLRYLRTSYLHVSYERVLSGPGLHSIYQFFRDTKKNEPTWFAEKLPTGDPAALITEAGLTGKPDICKEALQLFVSIYGAEAGNMALKTLAMGGVYLGGGIAPKIISALREDTFMKAFLAKGRYKRLLAKVPVRVILNPHTALLGAASLAARMAG; this is encoded by the coding sequence ATGATTTTAGCAGCTGATGTTGGTGGGACAAAAATCAACCTGGCCCTGTTTGACTGGGATAAGGAACGGGTCGACCCTATTCGGGAAGATACGGTTTGGACCGCTGATTACGAGTCTTTCGAGGAAGTGTTGACCGAATTTCTGGAAGAACCGACTTCTACCGACACCGAATCGGAGGAAATCCCGGACGACAGCGATGCCCTTTCGTCTGAACCCACTACTCCTTCTCCACTGGGACCCCTAACCGCCGCTTGTTTTGGGGTGCCGGGACCGGTCTTGAATAATACCTGCAAAACCACAAATATTCCGTGGATCATTGAAGGCGACAAACTCGCGGAGTTCCTGAATATTCCACATGTCCGTTTGTTAAATGATTTGGAAGCCACCGGCTATGGACTCCAGCTTCTTCGACCGGATGAACTCGAGGATCTCAACCCGAACGCTCCTTCTCCCCCACCTGACGGCACAAAGGTGTTATTGGCCGCTGGAACAGGTCTGGGAGAATCGCTGTTGCTGTGGACAGGGAAGGATTATCACATCTGTCCGTCCGAGGGGGGACATTCGGATTTCGCACCCAATAACGATCTGGAGATCGATCTGCTGCGGTATTTGCGCACCAGCTATTTACATGTGAGTTACGAACGGGTTCTTTCCGGGCCCGGGCTCCATAGCATTTATCAATTTTTCCGGGACACCAAGAAAAACGAGCCCACCTGGTTTGCCGAAAAGCTTCCCACCGGCGATCCCGCAGCATTGATTACGGAAGCCGGATTGACGGGTAAACCGGATATTTGCAAAGAAGCCCTCCAGCTCTTCGTCTCTATTTACGGGGCCGAAGCCGGCAATATGGCACTCAAAACCCTGGCAATGGGCGGCGTCTATCTTGGCGGGGGCATTGCCCCAAAAATCATATCAGCCTTACGAGAAGACACTTTTATGAAAGCCTTTCTGGCAAAAGGCCGGTACAAACGATTACTGGCCAAGGTACCCGTTCGGGTGATTTTGAATCCCCATACCGCGTTGCTCGGAGCGGCCTCCCTCGCTGCCCGCATGGCCGGCTAA
- a CDS encoding MEKHLA domain-containing protein produces the protein MNPLTDKQMNPLTDHWRRPWVIEWTQYLLDSYAYWLKKELIPREGTLLEQAEGLFTCPFVVVSHGLQDDPILNYGNRTALTLWEMDWDQLTHTPSRHTAEPVNREERAHMLHQAKTKGFIADYRGVRISRSGKRFLVERATVWNIRKPDGTPLGQAATFSTWTFL, from the coding sequence ATGAATCCCCTCACTGACAAACAAATGAATCCGTTAACCGATCATTGGCGAAGACCATGGGTAATCGAATGGACCCAATACTTGTTGGATAGTTATGCCTATTGGCTGAAAAAAGAACTGATTCCCCGTGAAGGTACTTTACTGGAACAGGCGGAAGGCCTGTTTACCTGCCCATTTGTGGTGGTCTCTCATGGACTGCAGGATGATCCTATCCTCAATTATGGAAACCGGACCGCGTTAACCTTGTGGGAAATGGATTGGGACCAACTGACCCATACGCCCTCCCGGCACACGGCCGAGCCTGTGAATCGTGAAGAACGTGCCCACATGCTGCATCAGGCCAAAACCAAGGGGTTCATTGCTGATTATCGTGGAGTCCGGATCTCCCGATCCGGAAAACGGTTTTTAGTGGAACGCGCCACGGTTTGGAACATTCGCAAACCCGATGGAACCCCGCTCGGACAGGCGGCCACCTTTTCAACCTGGACGTTCCTTTAG
- a CDS encoding GAF domain-containing sensor histidine kinase, producing the protein MPLLPKSHRILERPLMEFRPFGKDTQAATIQDVSGIAIRANLEYLEEAIKQRQGPEAAEAALGTLVALLNERIPDRTYHVTVDFLKNHWNSYSYEFAMFLAEFSVQLSHEENFHFNLGREKFLSPIIQILGRPFSIAQIYRLFPHFVEKFTKGSLKPEVVSVTNGHAVMRLQLSESTIKQFGPYLQGCAERICHTTKATVAEVPARMFGKRAATIQDRSCIAEGAPYCEWAFTWDPERRTMRGWIVGGLALGLATVALLRVFAPEQSWWISAGLSLLPLLILPLAKRLWDDRLELQERGKIIQEQLESAEQRHEELREAYLAQEHTLIEIRRRVDELTMLHQLTLHIGSTLDRETIIGSGLKAIVGSLSFEHAWAAVWDAPHQLFHKIQSEGMSAQWNTLTHNTHIPSAPQDLLHRTLHTKEPIVIEDITDILSQCHPITRQILAQAGTKSGFSVPLISQNQPLGVLIIGSTHRKPIPITEQNLLSTVAHEMAIALDTALAYDEIEALNIGLESKVQERTLALQQANTDLESANHRLKELDRMKSQFLSHCSHELRTPLTSIKGFTENLLHGMVGPLAERQHLYLTRISANANRLTRMIADLLDLSRIEAGTVRLAHASVSLSELLEDVTQELLPLTQTKAQHLTVELTENNLTAWGDQDRLHQIVTNLVHNAHKFSPPDGRILVRASPAPPDHIFLTISDTGPGIPQEAQASLFQPFFQAHRIPEIGTQGLGLGLSIVKQLVELHGGTISVESQPGEGATFRLRLPGVCPSTHSPSTQAFHEPPI; encoded by the coding sequence ATGCCGCTCTTGCCAAAATCCCATCGCATTCTGGAACGTCCACTCATGGAGTTTCGTCCATTCGGGAAGGATACTCAGGCCGCAACCATTCAGGATGTGAGCGGGATCGCTATTCGCGCCAATCTTGAATATCTTGAAGAGGCCATAAAGCAACGTCAGGGACCCGAGGCGGCAGAGGCGGCGTTGGGCACTCTTGTCGCCTTGCTGAACGAGCGAATTCCCGACCGGACCTATCATGTGACCGTCGATTTCCTCAAGAACCACTGGAACAGCTATTCCTATGAGTTTGCCATGTTTTTGGCCGAATTTTCTGTTCAGCTCTCGCATGAAGAGAATTTCCACTTTAATCTGGGACGGGAAAAATTTCTCTCGCCCATTATTCAAATCCTCGGGCGACCCTTTTCCATAGCCCAGATCTACCGCCTCTTCCCCCACTTTGTGGAAAAATTCACCAAAGGTTCGCTCAAGCCGGAGGTCGTATCGGTCACCAATGGCCATGCCGTGATGCGGCTACAATTGTCCGAATCCACGATCAAACAGTTCGGACCGTATCTGCAGGGCTGTGCTGAACGAATATGCCACACCACAAAGGCAACTGTTGCCGAAGTCCCGGCCCGCATGTTTGGAAAACGGGCTGCCACCATCCAGGATCGGAGCTGTATCGCCGAGGGTGCCCCCTATTGCGAATGGGCCTTTACCTGGGACCCCGAGCGCCGGACCATGCGGGGATGGATTGTGGGAGGCCTCGCATTGGGGCTTGCCACGGTCGCGCTCTTGAGGGTGTTTGCTCCCGAGCAGTCCTGGTGGATCAGTGCCGGACTCTCCCTGCTCCCCTTGCTCATCCTTCCCTTGGCAAAACGGCTATGGGATGACCGACTCGAGCTTCAAGAGCGCGGGAAAATCATTCAAGAACAATTGGAGTCGGCTGAACAACGGCACGAAGAATTACGGGAGGCCTATCTCGCACAAGAGCATACCTTGATCGAGATCCGACGACGAGTCGATGAATTAACCATGCTGCATCAACTCACCCTCCACATCGGCTCAACCCTGGACCGGGAAACCATTATTGGATCAGGACTTAAAGCCATTGTAGGCTCCCTCTCCTTTGAGCATGCCTGGGCGGCCGTATGGGACGCACCACATCAACTCTTTCACAAGATTCAATCAGAAGGCATGTCGGCACAGTGGAATACCTTGACTCACAACACCCACATTCCCTCAGCACCACAGGATCTCCTTCACAGAACCCTCCACACGAAAGAACCCATCGTCATTGAAGACATCACGGATATTCTGAGTCAGTGCCATCCCATCACTCGACAGATATTGGCGCAAGCCGGGACGAAAAGCGGATTCTCGGTTCCCCTGATTAGTCAGAATCAACCACTTGGTGTGCTGATCATCGGTAGTACCCACCGGAAACCCATACCCATCACCGAACAAAACTTATTATCCACGGTCGCGCACGAAATGGCGATTGCCCTTGATACGGCATTAGCCTATGACGAAATTGAAGCCTTGAATATCGGGTTAGAAAGCAAAGTGCAGGAGCGAACACTGGCATTACAACAGGCCAACACAGACTTGGAATCCGCCAACCACCGGCTCAAGGAACTTGACCGGATGAAATCCCAATTCCTCTCGCATTGCTCTCATGAATTGCGCACACCCTTAACCTCGATTAAAGGATTCACGGAAAATCTGCTTCATGGAATGGTGGGCCCTCTAGCCGAACGCCAACACCTCTACCTCACCAGAATCAGTGCGAACGCCAATCGACTTACCCGTATGATTGCCGACCTTCTCGACTTGTCTCGTATTGAGGCAGGAACCGTCCGGTTAGCGCATGCATCGGTGTCACTGTCCGAACTCCTTGAGGACGTGACGCAGGAATTACTCCCGCTCACCCAGACCAAGGCTCAACACCTGACGGTCGAACTCACAGAAAACAATTTGACCGCCTGGGGCGATCAGGACCGCCTCCACCAAATCGTCACCAATCTCGTCCACAACGCCCATAAATTTTCGCCACCAGATGGGCGCATCTTGGTAAGAGCCTCTCCCGCTCCTCCGGATCACATCTTCCTTACCATCTCCGATACCGGCCCGGGGATTCCTCAGGAAGCTCAAGCCAGCCTCTTTCAACCATTTTTCCAGGCTCACCGGATACCGGAAATCGGCACACAGGGCCTGGGGTTGGGACTCTCAATTGTGAAACAATTGGTGGAACTGCACGGTGGGACGATCTCTGTGGAGAGTCAGCCCGGAGAGGGTGCCACGTTTCGCCTTCGCCTTCCAGGAGTCTGCCCTTCAACGCATTCACCCTCCACTCAAGCCTTCCATGAACCTCCCATCTAA